In Myxococcales bacterium, the sequence GCAGATCCGGCGGCTCATGCAGACCAGCATCGCCTTGCCGTCCATGGCCTCGAGGCGAGCTTCGAAGTGCTCGACGAGGTCCTCCGCGATGAGCTGCACGCGCCGGTCGGTCCCGACGAGCGCCTCGAGCGCCGACCACTTCGTCTTGAGCTTCTCACGCCCTTCGAGCTCCTCGCCCTCGGTCAGCTCGTCGAAGGCCTCGTCGAGGTGCGGGCGCTCTTCCTCTTTCAGCTCGAGCTTCGCGAGACGGCTTTCGTAGTAGATGGGGACTGTGGCGCCGTCTTCGACCGCGCGCTGGATGTCGTAGACGCTGACGTAGTCGCCGAAGACCGAGCGCGTGTTCTTGTCGGCCGCGTCGATGGGCGTGCCGGTGAAGCCGATGAACGATGCGTTCGGCAGGGCGTCGCGCATGTGGCGCGCGAAGCCGTCGATGAAGTCGTATTGGCTGCGGTGGGCCTCGTCCGCGACCACGACGATGTTCGAGCGCTCGGAGAGTTGCGGGAACGTGTCGCCGCGGGTCTCGGGCATGAACTTCTGGATGGTGGTGAAGACCACGCCGCCCGAGGCGACCTTGAGCAGCTCCCGCAGGTGGGCGCGATCCTTCGCATGCTCGGGGCTCTGGCGCAGGAGGTCCTTGCAGCGCGCGAACGTGCCGAAGAGCTGCTCGTCGAGATCGTTCCGGTCGGTGAGCACGATGAGCGTCGGGTTCTGCATCGCCGGGTGCAGCACGACGCGGCCCGCGTAGAAGGCCATCGTGAGACTCTTGCCCGACCCCTGCGTGTGCCAGACCACGCCGACGCGACGGTCGCCCTGCGGGCGCGAGGCCGAGATCGTGGCGTCCAGCGCCCGCGCCACGGCGTGGAACTGATGGTAGCCCGCCATCTTCTTGATGGCAGTGTCCCCGTCGTCCTCGAACACGATGAAGTAGCGGAGCAGGTCGAGGAGCCGGCGCTTGTCGAACACCCCGCGGATGAGCACCTCGAGCTGGCTCATCGTCTTTGACGCGAGCGCCTCGCCCTCGATGGTGCGCCAGGGCAGGAAACGCTCCTTGTTCGACGAGAGCGTACCGATGCGCGCTTCGAGCCCATCGCTGATGATGAGCAGCTCGTTGAAAACGAAGAGCGACGGCAGCTCCTGCTTGTAGGTCTGGAGCTGCTGGAACGCGCTCCAGATGGTCGCATTCTCGCTCGCGGCGTTCTTCAGCTCGATGACGGCGATCGGCAAGCCGTTCAGGAACACGACGACGTCGGGGCGTCGGTTGTGGCCGCCCTCGCTGACCGTGAGCTGATTGACGACGAGCCAGTCGTTGTTCTCGAGCACCTCGAAGTCGACGACCCGCACCGGGTCGTAGCCGATGGTGCCGTCGGCGCGCAGGTACTCCACGCTGACGCCGTTCACCAGATAGTAGTGCAGCTCGTGGTTCGCATCGACCGGCTGGGGCGACGAGATCCGCGTGAGTTTTCGGAACGCCTCGTCGAGGCCTTCGCGCGAAACCGTGGGATTCAGCCGCGCGAGCGCGTCGCGCAAGCGGCCGTCGAGCACGACGTCGCCGTAGGTCCGCCTCTCCTGGCCGGGCTCGCCGGGCGCGATCGAGGGGCCTCCCGTGATCGTGTACCCGAGCGCCTCGAACCAGGCGAGGGCCGCTTGCTCGACGACAGATTCGGTGAACCCGCTCATGGCTTCTTCCCCTTGCGAGACGTGCGGGTCATCGCGCCGCCTCCAACTTCGACGAGGCGGACAACAGCCCCCGCTCGCGCTGCACGAGGTAGGACTCCACGAGGAACGTCGCGACGGTCTTCGCCGCGTTCACGATCACGCGGGCGTGGTGCGCCTCGGGCTTCCGCTCGCGGGCGTGACCGTCGCTCATCTTGTTGCGGATGGGCGCGAGCCCGTTGACCACCTGCACGAGCCCGCGCGCGACTTGCTTGAAGTTGTCGTCGAGGTCGGTCCGCTCGTCGTCGATGCGGAGCTGCTTGGCCACGGCCTTGAACTGCTTCGGCAGATCGCCCTTGTAGTCCCCCGGCGCTCCAACGAGCTGCTTCTCCAGCTCGACGAGCACAGCCTCTAGCATCGTCCGTGCGGCGGTAATGGCGCCCTCGAGATCCGCAGCCGAGAGGCGCTGGTCGATCTTGATCTCGAGCTCGTGAACGTATGCGAGGCTCAGTACATCAACCGCCCGAGTGACTGGCAGCATCGCCACCTGCGCCTTCCGCAGACGGGCGATCAAATTCTTCACCTTCACGATGTTGGTCGAGGCGTCATCGCCGTCGCGTGTACCTCGATGTTCGAGAAGCGCCTCCAACGCCTGTGCGACACGAGGAGCATCGGACGACCTCAGAAAGGCGCGCAGCCTGTTGGCCTTCGACCCTTCGGGGAACTCCTGGTCGATGTCGATGCCGAGGTCAGCAAAGAACTCGCCGAACGTTCGGTTGCTGAAGTCGAGCACGTAGCCGCTGCCCATTCCGAAGATGTCTTCGACGGCACGCAGGTCCATCGCACTGACGGTGGGCGGCACTGTCATGGCAGCCTCCCGAGATGGCCGTTCAGTGCCTCAGCCCACTCGCGAACGCCCGACGCCATCTGCTCGACCTCGGACGCCGTAATCGCCACGCGACGCCCGAGCTGCGCGCTGCGGTCCCCTGACTGTCGAAGGTAGTCGTCATCGATCACGCCCATGCGATGGGCAAGCAGGTGCCGCTTCTGGAACGCGCGATGGAGTCCGGAGACGACACCAGCGCCGAGGACTGCCTCTGCATCGAACGCGAACTGGGTCTTGAGCGCCTCCTGCGCGCGGGTGACGTTCTGAAAAGAGATCTTACCTGCCTTCGCGGGCTCAGCGGCTCTGGCAGCGAACACCTCGCAGACCGCGCGGCCCCAGCCGTCGAAGGCTGAGACACAGTCCTCGAGCGCGTTCTCGACGAGGCTTCTGGCAACCTCGGCATCGACCGTCGCGGCGAGGGAGAGCATCTTGGCTACGACGCGCAGGTTGGCGTCGAGGATGCTGAGGTTGTTGTGGGCGCCGCAGTCGGGACAGAAACCGAACACGCCATAGATGGCATAGCGGAGCGTGCACGCGTCGCAGAGGCTCTCGGTCTCGAGGTCCAGCTCGGAGTAGCCGCGAATCGGTGGCGGCTGTCCATGAACCCTCATCGATAGCCCGATGCCACCACCGCGGTGGCTGAATTCCATCGACTTCATGTCTTTGAGGAAAGCTCCGACGACCTTGTTCTTCACGACGGAAAGCGCGTGGTCGATCTGCGCCTGCGTGAAGAACGTGTTGCTCGGGCCTTCGTGGCCGCAATAGGGACAACGGCAGGTGCTGATGCCGTTCAGACCCGTTCCCGGCGTGACCTTGAAATAGCGCTTGCAGTCGTCCTGTGGGCACTCGCGCCCGATGTAGCCGTCGGCGTCGGCACTCAGCGAGACGCTAAACGTCTTGGGCAACGATTCGAGGTTGCGCGTGCGGCTCATGACGCCCCCTCCGCGGACGATGGCGGGCTTTCGACTGCGGCGCTCGCATCATCCTCTTCGGAAGAATCGAACGAGGCGAGCGCGTCGCGGTATGCCTCGTGGTCGACGCGAAAAAGGACCTCGCTCGCACGAAAGCTCAGCTCGAAGATCTGGATGCTGCCGTGCGCGTCGTCGACGTAGTCGTTGAAGTCCGCGTGATCCTCGAACCGCAAGGGCGCAGTCCTCTGAACGGCGCGTTCCTGTTGGTGCGTCGCGTGCAGAAACCCGACGATCGTGTCAGCAGCTTGCGCCGCCAACATCGCCTGGATGCTCTCCATCCGCGGACGGGATCCATCTGACCCATGTGAGGCGAAGCCGAAGTCGTTGCGCAGCTCGCAGACGCCCTGCAGCGCCGTGTGGAGACCGTTGAGCGTCTGCTTGAGGCTCTTCTGCCCGCCAGAACTGCTGCTAGCCGAAGGAGGCGAAAGCGGCAGGAAGGTTGTGACGGTCTTGAACAGCTTGGGCAGGTCGTCATCCGAGGCGTACGGCTGCTGTCGCTCGGTAAGAATCGTTCGGCATGCGCTCTCTACGAGCGTCTTCGCGAGATCGAAGGCGAGACCTGGGTTCTCCACCACGGCGCGTTCGAGCGCCGTCACCTGCTCCTCCACGTGAGCGAGGCCCTGGGCCATCGCGGCTCGTGCACCGCGCATGACGAATGCTTCGGAATTGGTGACGGCCTCAGCCATCACCGGCTCCTTGCCTGTCGACCAGCGGACCGACGTCAAGGCTGCCCGACAGCAGACGCGGAAGCAGCTCGTCGCGAAGACGCGCGAGCGTTCGTGACTCCTCGGTCAACGCCCTGAAGCGCGCGAAAAGCGGGTCAAGGACCGAACCGAACTTCGCATTGACGGCATCAGGCGCGACAACGAGCGGGATTTTCCGCATGTTGCCCTGGCTCAGCTTTGCTTGAACGGCGCCTGTTACGTAGGCTGCAATGTTCGTTTGTTGAAACAGCAGAAAGAGATGCTCCTGCGAGAAGCCGCGAACGCCCGTAAGGACGTGCGCGTGGTTGTTAACCCAGAAGCGGCCCCACACGTACTGAGTGAACGGCAGTCCTTCAGGCGTCACGACCGATCCGTCTTCGCCGACGAGTACGAAGCGGCCGTCGAACAGGAAAGCGTCGACATAGTCCATGACCGACGTCGCGCCGTAGTATGGGAAGTCCCCACGGCGTTGCTCGCGCTCGCGCGAAGACAGGGGCACTCGACGTGAGTCGTGGATCTCGATCACGTCGCCAATTCTTCCGGCTTCCCACCCCTTCGGAATGCTTCCCAGTTCCGATTCGACGAACTCGCTTGGGAACAAGCTCGCAGTCTCGGCATCCATGCCGCTTGGGGTGCGGCCTTCGGACTTGGCGCGCACGGGGTCGAAGTCGACGAACCATGACTTGAAAAGCGCCCGCGCCATCGCCTCGAGCGTCGCGTTCATCTTGCTGTTCAGCTCGATCTTGTCGTCGAGCGCACAGAGGATGCGGGCGATTGCGCGCTGCTCGGGGACCGGCGGCACCGGGAAGAGCTGCGAACCGAATGTGTCTCTACTCAACGACGGATTCGAGGTGCCGTCCTTCAGGTGGTTGAGCCCGACGTACTTGACGAGGTAGTACGCGAACTTCAGGTCCACGTCGTCTCGTAGAGGTCTGAGCGAGTAGGCGGTGTCGATGACCCAGTAGTCCGAGTCGACCCACTCTACACCGAGCGGCCCTTGCCCCTTGCGCCCGCACACGACGCCAGGCCCCGCGAAGAGAGCCGTGTCGTGACTTCCGCACCGCCCATTGGTTCCGAAAACGGGAACCGGCCCTGGGCGTCTGCTCGTCTCGACGAGCGCCTTTCCATATCGAAGCTCGAAGAGAATGCTCGAGCGAACGAGCGGCCACTGGACCGAGTCCGGCGCAAAGCCCCGCGCCAACGTCGCGCCGAGGAACTCTTCAGCCCCCATACCCGAGCCCCCGCAGGTTCTTTCGGATCTCCTTTTCCAGCCGCGCCCCCTCCGTGAAGTGCTCCTCAAGCGTCGCCACGAGGCGCTTCATCTTCTCGTCGAAGGGCTCGCCGTCGTCCTCGACTTCCTCGGCGCCCACGTAGCGGCCGGGCGTGAGCACGAACTGGTGCGAGGCGACCTCGGCAGTCGTCGCGCTCCTGCAGAAGCCGGCCACGTCCTCGTACTTGCCCGCGCCGTCACCGCGCCAGCGGTGGTACGTGTCGACGATCTTCGCGATGTCATCGTCGGAGAGCTCGCGATGCACGCGGTCGACGAGCGTGCCGAGCTTGCGCGCGTCGATGAAGAGCGTCTCCTTCTGGCGATTGCGCATCTTCTTGCCGCGACCACCGAGGCCGTTCTTCTTGTCGCGCGCCAGAAACCAGAGGCAGACGGGGATCTGCGTCGAGTAGAAGAGCTGCCCCGGCAGCGCGACCATGCAGTCGACGAGATCCGCCTCGACGATGGCCTTGCGGATGTCGCCCTCGCCCGACTGCTGCGACGACATGCTGCCGTTCGCCAGCACGAAACCGGCGATGCCGGTCGGGGCGAGGTGGTGAAGGAAGTGCTGCACCCAGGCGAAGTTCGCGTTGCCCGCGGGCGGCACGCCGTACTTCCAGCGCACATCTTCCTTGAGGCGCGGCTGGCCCCAGTCGCTGTCGTTGAACGGCGGGTTCGCCAGGACGTAGTCGGCCTTGAGATCCTTGTGGCCGTCGGCGTGGAAGGTGTCGCCATGGACGATGTTGGCGTCGATGCCGCGGATCGCGAGGTTCAGCTTCGCGAGGCGCCAGGTCGTGTGGTTCGACTCCTGGCCGTAGATGCTGATGTCGCCGACGCGTCCGCCGTGCGCTTCGACGAACTTCTCGCTCGAGATGAACATGCCGCCCGAGCCGCAGGCCGGGTCGAAGACGCGGCCCTTGTAGGGCGCGAGCATCTCGACCAGCACCCGCACCACGCCGCGCGGCGTGTAGAACTGGCCGCCGTTCTTGCCCTCGGCGGCGGCGAACTTGGTGAGGAAGTATTCGTAGACGCGGCCGAGCACATCGCGCGCCCGGTTCTCCCGGTCGCCGAGGCCGATGGTACCGACGAGATCGATCAGCTCACCGAGGCGCGTCTTGTCCAGCCCAGGCCGCCCGTAGTCTTTCTGCAACACGCCCTTAAGCGTCGGGTTCTGGGCCTCGAGGGCGACCATCGCGTCGTCGATGAGCTTGCCGATCGTGGCCTGCTTCGCGTTGCCCTGAAGGTGCGTCCAGCGCGCCTCCTTCGGCACCCAGAAGATGTTCTCGGCGCGGTACTCGTCGGGATCTTCTGGGTCGGCGCCCGACTTCTTGTCGGCCGTGAGCGCAGCGTGCTTCTCCTCGAACGCGTCCGAGATGTACTTGAGGAAGATGAGCCCAAGAACGACGTGCTTGTACTCGGCCGCGTCCATGTTGTTGCGGAGCTTGTCCGCCATCTGCCAGAGCTTCTCTTCGAAGCCCACCACGGCATCGGACGTGGAGCCGTTCTTCGTGCTCGCCTTCTTCGCGTCGGGCGCGGCCTCGTTCGCTGCGGCCTTGGGCGGTCGTCCGGGCTTCTTCCTGCCTGTGTCACGCTTCGCCATCACGTCCCGTCCTCACCGCGCGGCTGCGCATCGATCCACTGGTCGAACTCGGTACGCTTGATGCGCCCCCCCCGAATCTTGAACGCAGGATTCTATGTCACGGCCTCGGCAGGCTCAACGCCTGTTCAGGCCGCCGTCCAAGGTGCCGGCAACGCCCCCCGACCGCCTGCTGCGGTCACCCGGCGGGCGCGGGATCAGGCCGACATGATCGACGCCGACCGCGACGTGCTCGCCCAACAACAACTCCTTGGTGCGCAAGATCGGCGAGGCGCTTGGCGCGGACGCGGGAGACCGCGGCTGCGTCGCAGACCGACGCGCCGACGACGGCGCCCACGACGACTCGGCTGACCAAGCTCTCCGTCCCGAACTCCACGCAATGTACCGCGAGGTCCTCGGGCGCGAGACCCGGTCCTCGGACTCGGCGTACCCGGTGTGGAAGCCGAGGCAGGCCCAGAACGGCCGCATCCGCGCCGGGCCGATCGAGCGGCGCGCGCCCGGCGCGGCCGCCACCGTGAAGGTCCTGCCGCTCCGCATGACCGCCGCCGAGGTCGATGCTCTCGACGAGGCGTGGAGGCGCCTCGGGTTCAGGAGCCGGACGGCGATGATTCGGGCCGTGATCGCGACCTATGTCGCCGACAGGAACGCTCTGCTTCCCGACCAGGCACTTGCGCCGAGGTGATCGACCTTCCTCCTCGCGCAGCGTTCGTTCATGATCGCGCGCGAGGCTCACATGAACTCGATGGAGTACGCGAACTGGGCGCGGCGGGCGTTCTGCTACTGCGAGGCCGCCCTCGCAGAGGAGATCGCGACTCCCTCGCAGTTGTGCATCACGGAGGAGTTGGTCCGCGCCGCCTTCGTGCGCGGACTCGGGCATACAAAGCCAGCCGAGGCACACAGGCTCAGGACCGAGGAGCCGGCCGGGTTCGCGGGCGCGGTGTGCTGGAATGATCCCTCCCACGGTGCATCGTCGGGCCGTCCCATCCAGCACGACGTCGCGGTCGCTGCCGGCAACGACGCTAGCGGCAATGCTGACGCCGGCATGATCACCGAGGTGAAGTGGCTGAAGACGAACAAGGCGGACGACGTCGGCCGCGATCTATGGAAGCTTGCGTTCGCGCGTGGCGCGTCGGTGCACTCGGCCGCTCCACGGGCGTTCCTGCTGATCGGAGGAGAGGCGTCGAGCTTCTCCAGCTGCCTCCGCTCGCTGCGCGCAGGTGGTGCCGACTTGCGCTGGTCTGACGCCGGGCGCCAGGGCGGCGCACCTTCGCCGACGACCATCAAAGTAGACGCTTTCTGGAAGACCGCGTTCGGCCGCCGAGCGTTTGATGGGCTACTCGGCTGGGGCGCCAACGGCCACGTTCGACAACCGCCAGGCTGCGCACTGCGGGTGAGGATGACACGTCGGGCTCACTGGCTGCGGACGCTTCCGAACGAGACTGGCAACGGTTCGACATCATGGCGCCTGGTGCTGTGGGAGATGACTACTCACGGCGCCGGCAACCCAAGCCCGGTGCCGTGGCCGACGATGCGGGCTCAGGCGGGTCTAACGTGCTGATCGAGGTCATCCATGGAGGGCACCGTTCACCCACCGGTCGCTGAGTAAAACGCCCCGCGCCTCGCGAGCCCGATTCTCCTGGAGAAGAGCCCGCCGAGAACGCCCGCACGGACGCCCGCGACCACCTCGACGCCGCCTCCCGCGCTCTCCTCGCGCACGATCGAGAACACCGTGCGCGCACCGTCACGCCGCGCCGTTCCGCGAGAAATGCAGAACCCCGAGAAGCTCGCGCCGCTCGGGGTTCCGTTTACCTGCTGGTCGCCCTTTTTGGCGCGACTCGAAGTAGCTCCGCATGGGGAGCGGCTTGCGAACCACTCTCTGCGGGCTCTGACGGGTCGCTATCTCCGTCGGGGGTCTGTCCCGTCCGTTCTCTGCATAGCGAACCCCGCGCAGCCACTGGGGCGATGATCCGGGACAGCTTTCGGTTGTGGGACTGCTCTCCGCTCTCTCTGTCGGCGGCTCACTGATGCCCCCCGTGCCGCGCCGAGGTGCCTCGCTGGTGGTGGACAGATTCAACGGATCCAACTGCGTCCCGTTCGCCTGGACTGTCCGGCCACGTCGAGCGACCGCCGAGGTGCTTCGCATGGTGAGCGCGGCGCTCGCGGGCGCCGATCTGCCCAAAACGGGCCGGCTCACGGGTTTCACGGCCAAATGCGATCACATCTCTTGACTACTCAAGTATACGGTTGAATACTTGAGCGCATGACGACGCCCCATCGGCGGTTCAAGGACGCCATCTACGAGCAGTTCGCGCGGCTCGGGAAAGCCGTCTCGGCGCCCAAGCGGCTCGAGCTGCTCGACTTGCTCTGCCAGGGCCCCCGCACTGTCGAGGCGCTCGCCGAGCAGGCAGCCATCTCGGTCGCCAACGCTTCGCAGCACCTGCAGGTGTTGCGCGCCGCTCGGCTCGTCGACGCGGAGAAGAAGGGCCTCTACGTCGAGTATCGCCTCGCGGACGACGAGGTCTGCCGTTTCTTCTTCGCCCTCCGTGGGCTCGCCGAGGCGCGACTCGCCGAGGTCGACCAGGTCGCCCGCGAGTACTTCGACCAGCGCGGCGCGATGGAGGCGGTCGAGGGCGACGAGCTCATGCGCCGCGTGAAGAGCGGCGAGGTCACCGTGCTCGATGTTCGTCCGCCCGAGGAGTACCGGGCCGGCCACATCCCCGGCGCGCTCTCGATCCCTGTCGGTGAGCTGAAGGCGCGCCTGAAGGAGCTGCCGAAGGACCGCGAGGTCGTCGCCTACTGCCGCGGCCCGTACTGCGTGATGGCAGTCGAGGCGGTGGAGCTGCTCCGGAAGAAGGGCTTCAAGGCCCACCGCATGGAGCAAGGAGTCGTCGACTGGCGTGCCCGTGGTTGGCGCGTCGAGGCCGAGAGCCAGGGAGCACGCTGATGATCTTCAAGCCCTACTACTACTTCGAGACCGGCTGCGCTGCGTACCTGTTCGGCTGCGGGGGCCTCGGCAAGTGCGCCGTCGTCGATGCCCACGAGGAAGACGTCGACGCCTACGCTGCGTTCGCCGAGTCGAAGGGCATGCGCATCACGCACGTCATCGACACGCACGTGCACGCCGACCATCGCTCCGGCGGCCCTGCGCTCGCCAAGAAGGTCGGCGCAACCTACTGCCTGCACGAGTCCGCCGACGTCGCGCTCGCGTTCGAACCCCTAAAGGACGACCAGGAGATCGAGCTCGGCAACACGCGCGCGAAGGTGCTCCACACGCCCGGCCACACGCCGGAGAGCATCAGCCTCGTCGTCACGGACCTGCGGCGCGGGGCGGACCCGTGGTTCGTCCTGACCGGGGACACGCTCTTCGTCGGTGCTGTCGGGCGTCCTGACCTACCCGGTCGGGCACGCGAGAACGCCGGGGAGCTTCACGACAACATCCACGCGAAACTGCTCACCCTGCCCGATGAGCTCGAGATTTACCCGGGGCACTTCTCGGGATCCGTGTGCGGCGCGGGCATGAGCGGCAAGCCCTCGAGCACCATCGCGTTCGAGAAGCGATGGAACCCGCTGCTTTCGAAGTCACGCGAGGAGTTCATCGACGCCCTATGTGATGTGCCGCCAAAGCCCGCAGAGATGGCGCAGATCATTCGCATCAACCAGGGCCGCGAAGGGAACACCCCATGAGCAGCGTGCGTCTCGGTCTCCGCGAGAACCTCGCGCAGTTCTCGCTGCTGGTGGTGGTCAACGCCTTCGTCGGCGCCATGGTCGGCATGGAGCGCACCATCCTGGCGCCGATCGCGGAGCAGGAGTTCCACCTCGCCGCGAAGACCGCGGTGCTCTCGTTCATCGTCGTGTTCGGCGTGACGAAGGCGCTCACGAACTACCTCGCCGGGCGGCTCTCCGACCGCTTCGGACGCAAGCACGTGCTCGTCGGCGGGTGGCTTGTCGCCGCTCCGGTGCCGTTCCTGCTGATGTGGGCGCCGACCTGGTCGTGGGTGCTCTTCGCCAACGCGCTGCTCGGCGTGAGCCAAGGCCTCACGTGGTCGACGACCGTCATCATGAAGATCGACCTCGCCGGTCCTGCGAAGCGCGGGCTCGCGATGGGACTCAACGAGTTCGCTGGCTACTTCGCAGTGGCCGGAAGCGCGCTTGCCACCGGCTTCATCGCGGCGCACTACGGCCTGCGCCCCGAGCCCTTCTACCTGGGCGTCGGCTTCGTTGTGATTGGTCTCCTGCT encodes:
- a CDS encoding abortive infection family protein, yielding MTVPPTVSAMDLRAVEDIFGMGSGYVLDFSNRTFGEFFADLGIDIDQEFPEGSKANRLRAFLRSSDAPRVAQALEALLEHRGTRDGDDASTNIVKVKNLIARLRKAQVAMLPVTRAVDVLSLAYVHELEIKIDQRLSAADLEGAITAARTMLEAVLVELEKQLVGAPGDYKGDLPKQFKAVAKQLRIDDERTDLDDNFKQVARGLVQVVNGLAPIRNKMSDGHARERKPEAHHARVIVNAAKTVATFLVESYLVQRERGLLSASSKLEAAR
- a CDS encoding abortive infection family protein, which codes for MRGARAAMAQGLAHVEEQVTALERAVVENPGLAFDLAKTLVESACRTILTERQQPYASDDDLPKLFKTVTTFLPLSPPSASSSSGGQKSLKQTLNGLHTALQGVCELRNDFGFASHGSDGSRPRMESIQAMLAAQAADTIVGFLHATHQQERAVQRTAPLRFEDHADFNDYVDDAHGSIQIFELSFRASEVLFRVDHEAYRDALASFDSSEEDDASAAVESPPSSAEGAS
- a CDS encoding restriction endonuclease subunit S, whose translation is MGAEEFLGATLARGFAPDSVQWPLVRSSILFELRYGKALVETSRRPGPVPVFGTNGRCGSHDTALFAGPGVVCGRKGQGPLGVEWVDSDYWVIDTAYSLRPLRDDVDLKFAYYLVKYVGLNHLKDGTSNPSLSRDTFGSQLFPVPPVPEQRAIARILCALDDKIELNSKMNATLEAMARALFKSWFVDFDPVRAKSEGRTPSGMDAETASLFPSEFVESELGSIPKGWEAGRIGDVIEIHDSRRVPLSSREREQRRGDFPYYGATSVMDYVDAFLFDGRFVLVGEDGSVVTPEGLPFTQYVWGRFWVNNHAHVLTGVRGFSQEHLFLLFQQTNIAAYVTGAVQAKLSQGNMRKIPLVVAPDAVNAKFGSVLDPLFARFRALTEESRTLARLRDELLPRLLSGSLDVGPLVDRQGAGDG
- a CDS encoding SAM-dependent DNA methyltransferase codes for the protein MAKRDTGRKKPGRPPKAAANEAAPDAKKASTKNGSTSDAVVGFEEKLWQMADKLRNNMDAAEYKHVVLGLIFLKYISDAFEEKHAALTADKKSGADPEDPDEYRAENIFWVPKEARWTHLQGNAKQATIGKLIDDAMVALEAQNPTLKGVLQKDYGRPGLDKTRLGELIDLVGTIGLGDRENRARDVLGRVYEYFLTKFAAAEGKNGGQFYTPRGVVRVLVEMLAPYKGRVFDPACGSGGMFISSEKFVEAHGGRVGDISIYGQESNHTTWRLAKLNLAIRGIDANIVHGDTFHADGHKDLKADYVLANPPFNDSDWGQPRLKEDVRWKYGVPPAGNANFAWVQHFLHHLAPTGIAGFVLANGSMSSQQSGEGDIRKAIVEADLVDCMVALPGQLFYSTQIPVCLWFLARDKKNGLGGRGKKMRNRQKETLFIDARKLGTLVDRVHRELSDDDIAKIVDTYHRWRGDGAGKYEDVAGFCRSATTAEVASHQFVLTPGRYVGAEEVEDDGEPFDEKMKRLVATLEEHFTEGARLEKEIRKNLRGLGYGG
- a CDS encoding ribbon-helix-helix protein, CopG family, with protein sequence MYREVLGRETRSSDSAYPVWKPRQAQNGRIRAGPIERRAPGAAATVKVLPLRMTAAEVDALDEAWRRLGFRSRTAMIRAVIATYVADRNALLPDQALAPR
- a CDS encoding metalloregulator ArsR/SmtB family transcription factor, whose amino-acid sequence is MTTPHRRFKDAIYEQFARLGKAVSAPKRLELLDLLCQGPRTVEALAEQAAISVANASQHLQVLRAARLVDAEKKGLYVEYRLADDEVCRFFFALRGLAEARLAEVDQVAREYFDQRGAMEAVEGDELMRRVKSGEVTVLDVRPPEEYRAGHIPGALSIPVGELKARLKELPKDREVVAYCRGPYCVMAVEAVELLRKKGFKAHRMEQGVVDWRARGWRVEAESQGAR
- a CDS encoding MBL fold metallo-hydrolase produces the protein MIFKPYYYFETGCAAYLFGCGGLGKCAVVDAHEEDVDAYAAFAESKGMRITHVIDTHVHADHRSGGPALAKKVGATYCLHESADVALAFEPLKDDQEIELGNTRAKVLHTPGHTPESISLVVTDLRRGADPWFVLTGDTLFVGAVGRPDLPGRARENAGELHDNIHAKLLTLPDELEIYPGHFSGSVCGAGMSGKPSSTIAFEKRWNPLLSKSREEFIDALCDVPPKPAEMAQIIRINQGREGNTP